One part of the Phragmites australis chromosome 3, lpPhrAust1.1, whole genome shotgun sequence genome encodes these proteins:
- the LOC133910806 gene encoding uncharacterized protein LOC133910806 — MVHVSVFSIIRRMQNNWPGSSLNRVPHRPPRTLSIPRIGPPDHHPGHPSSHHDAAQDQHLTPASQAKTTPPITSPPSHPLPPSRRPPQVGRRRIGYRVACSCFSDPVGWLAQREIDLSASKWNPPSQHSTTNPGLGPLLLTGAIHFTPLTHAPPLLLVTNPHGLRPQPPHDAQPQQPVAPAPARASPYFGGAAVGGCGHRWEGRASGDPCREAGEALPLIVPRPWPRRRQLHEPAGPPSSAPLPMRPSMAGPGAVLTPSRRSTRVSLCYRGCLRRGGRSRRTRVWSQLSLRIQLPSNFDMCKVEDSRCCQDGLSKLWDRVIHAVMYA, encoded by the exons ATGGTCCACGTCAGCGTTTTTTCTATCATTCGTCGGATGCAAAACAACTGGCCAGGATCGTCCCTCAACCGCGTACCGCATCGTCCTCCTCGAACTCTCTCGATCCCGCGGATCGGTCCGCCCGACCACCACCCCGGCCACCCCAGCTCCCATCACGATGCCGCCCAAGACCAGCACCTCACCCCAGCGTCCCAGGCCAAGaccaccccgccgatcacctcCCCACCATCGCATCCCCTGCCCCCATCCCGGAGACCCCCGCAGGTCGGCCGCCGCCGAATCGGGTACCGCGTGGCCTGTTCCTGCTTCAGTGACCCCGTGGGGTGGCTAGCTCAGAGAGAGATCGACTTGTCAGCATCAAAGTGGAACCCACCTTCCCAGCACAGCACAACCAACCCCGGCCTCGGTCCCCTCCTCCTCACTGGCGCCATCCACTTCACTCCCCTTACCCAtgcgccgccgctgctgcttgTGACCAATCCCCATGGGCTGCGTCCACAGCCGCCCCACGACGCTCAGCCCCAACAGCCCGTAGCCCCCGCTCCCGCCCGAGCCAGCCCCTACTTCGGCGGCGCCGCCGTAGGAGGCTGCGGTCACCGCTGGGAAGGCAGAGCATCCGGTGACCCCTGCAGAGAAGCGGGAGAGGCGCTCCCGCTCATCGTGCCCCGGCCCTGGCCCCGACGGCGGCAGCTTCACGAACCGGCTGGCCCTCCTAGCTCTGCGCCGTTGCCGATGAGGCCATCGATGGCTGGACCCGGTGCCGTGCTGACTCCTTCGAGAAGATCGACAAG GGTCAGCTTATGCTACAGAGGATGTTTACGACGAGGAGGAAGATCCAGAAGGACAAGGGTGTGGAGCCAACTGAGTTTGAGGATACAGTTGCCCAG CAACTTTGATATGTGCAAAGTTGAAGATTCTCGCTGTTGTCAGGATGGCCTGAGCAAGCTATGGGATCGTGTCATCCA